The Myxococcaceae bacterium genome includes a region encoding these proteins:
- the rpmI gene encoding 50S ribosomal protein L35, whose protein sequence is MAGCNKKRGFKPKMKSNRGAMKRLSVTGTGLIKVPSKGKSHCLSNKNRKRKRNLLKAGYLNKGDSLRTERMIPYLF, encoded by the coding sequence ATGGCAGGTTGTAATAAAAAAAGAGGCTTCAAGCCCAAAATGAAGAGTAACCGTGGAGCGATGAAGCGGCTTTCTGTGACAGGAACCGGCTTGATTAAGGTTCCCAGCAAAGGGAAATCTCATTGTTTAAGCAATAAAAATCGCAAACGCAAACGCAACTTGCTCAAAGCAGGATACTTAAATAAAGGTGATTCTTTGCGCACAGAACGCATGATTCCCTATTTGTTTTAA
- the rplT gene encoding 50S ribosomal protein L20 — MARVTRGFKARHRRKRILKLASGHIGTRNRLFRTAVESVERGLVYAYRDRKVKKREYRKLWITRLNAAARQNGLSYSVLMAKLKAADVALDRRALSELAISDSAAFAALVGQVNAAA; from the coding sequence ATGGCTCGTGTAACTCGTGGATTTAAGGCTCGTCATCGTCGTAAACGCATCTTGAAATTGGCTTCAGGCCACATTGGCACTCGAAATCGACTCTTTCGAACCGCTGTAGAAAGTGTTGAAAGAGGCCTTGTTTATGCTTACCGAGATCGAAAAGTTAAGAAACGAGAATACCGAAAGCTTTGGATTACTCGTTTGAATGCGGCAGCCCGCCAAAATGGCTTGAGCTACAGCGTCCTTATGGCTAAGCTCAAAGCAGCTGATGTTGCTCTCGATCGACGCGCTCTCTCTGAATTGGCAATTTCCGATTCAGCGGCGTTCGCGGCGCTCGTGGGTCAAGTCAATGCAGCCGCTTGA
- the pheS gene encoding phenylalanine--tRNA ligase subunit alpha, with translation MQPLEELRQTAESSFASCASLEELDSLKVHYLGKKSPLSEILKQMGALSIEEKRERGAQANSLRDDLNRWAIETAGRLDQVRIERLRDGWIDVTLPGCRVDEGRQHILSQTAQEILEIVRELGFDSVRGPEIEHDFYNFEALNIPQQHPAREMQDTFYLTPGVVLRTQTSPVQIRAMLARKEASMRVACLGKVFRHDQDSTHSPMFHQIELLALDDNISFADLKGTLTYLIHKLFSSRSQLRLRPSYFPFTEPSAEVDISCFACDGKGCRLCKQSGWIEILGSGIVHPFVLRAVGLDPEKVRGFAVGMGLERIAMLRHGIDDIRYFFENDQRFLSQF, from the coding sequence ATGCAGCCGCTTGAGGAACTGAGACAAACCGCGGAGTCTTCGTTTGCCTCTTGCGCGAGTCTCGAAGAGCTCGATTCCCTGAAAGTTCACTACTTAGGGAAAAAAAGCCCTCTTTCTGAAATTTTGAAACAGATGGGGGCTCTTTCAATTGAAGAAAAACGTGAAAGAGGGGCTCAAGCGAATTCCCTGCGAGATGATCTCAATCGTTGGGCCATTGAAACAGCAGGGCGTTTGGACCAAGTTCGAATTGAACGTTTAAGAGACGGTTGGATTGATGTTACGCTCCCAGGGTGTCGGGTCGACGAAGGTCGCCAGCACATCCTTTCCCAGACGGCCCAAGAGATTCTAGAAATCGTTCGTGAGCTTGGGTTTGACTCCGTACGCGGTCCGGAGATCGAGCACGATTTTTACAATTTTGAAGCCCTCAATATTCCTCAGCAACATCCTGCTCGAGAGATGCAAGACACATTCTACCTGACTCCAGGCGTTGTGTTGCGTACTCAGACAAGTCCGGTTCAAATTCGTGCCATGTTGGCAAGAAAAGAAGCTTCTATGAGAGTCGCTTGCTTGGGAAAGGTTTTTCGACACGATCAAGATTCGACTCATTCTCCGATGTTTCACCAGATCGAATTACTGGCTTTGGATGACAACATTTCGTTTGCGGATCTGAAAGGGACTCTCACTTATTTGATTCATAAACTTTTTTCGAGTCGTTCACAGCTTCGACTAAGGCCCAGTTATTTTCCTTTTACCGAACCCAGTGCAGAAGTGGATATCAGCTGTTTTGCTTGCGACGGCAAAGGATGTCGACTGTGTAAACAATCTGGATGGATTGAAATTTTAGGCTCTGGCATTGTTCACCCCTTTGTCTTGCGGGCGGTGGGGCTCGATCCCGAAAAAGTACGAGGATTTGCGGTTGGGATGGGGCTTGAACGCATCGCAATGTTGCGTCATGGGATCGATGATATTCGCTACTTTTTTGAAAACGATCAGCGCTTTCTCAGTCAATTTTGA